A stretch of bacterium DNA encodes these proteins:
- a CDS encoding mobile mystery protein B, producing the protein GKFGSTNKNIGVDKEQIRVELKNLLDDCRYWIENKIFPEDEIAIRFSHRIVSIHPFVNGNGRHARLTADILVSHGFGLSYFTWGSVSLTVKGTARTAYLKALRDADENDYKELIEFARK; encoded by the coding sequence GGTAAATTCGGCTCGACCAATAAAAACATTGGAGTTGACAAAGAACAGATCCGGGTTGAATTAAAAAACTTGTTGGACGATTGCCGCTATTGGATTGAAAATAAGATATTTCCTGAAGATGAGATCGCAATTCGATTTAGTCATCGTATCGTTTCTATTCATCCTTTTGTGAACGGGAACGGAAGGCATGCGCGCCTTACCGCGGACATTCTAGTGAGTCACGGATTTGGCCTGTCTTACTTCACGTGGGGAAGCGTTTCATTAACAGTAAAAGGAACGGCAAGGACCGCTTACCTCAAAGCATTACGCGATGCGGATGAAAATGATTACAAAGAGCTGATTGAATTTGCGAGAAAGTAG